GTATAAATGACTCATCTTGTGTTAGTTGTGGTCAATGTGTAACCGTCTGTCCTTGTAACGCATTAATGGAGAAAACGATGCTAGGAGAAGCTGGATTTATGACTGGTTTAAAACCAGATGTATTAGATCCAATGATTGATTTTGTTAAAGACGTAGAGCCTGGATACAGTAGTATTTTAGCTGTTTCAGAAGTAGAGTCTGCAATGCGTAAGACGAAGATTAGTAAGACGAAAACCGTTTGTACATTTTGTGGTGTCGGTTGTTCGTTTGAAGTATGGACGAAAGATCGTCAAATTTTAAAAGTACAGCCTGTATCAGATGCACCAGTTAATGGTATTTCCACATGTGTAAAAGGTAAATTTGGATGGGACTTTGTAAATAGTGAAGATCGTATTACGAAACCGTTAATTCGTCAAGGAGATATGTTTGTTGAAGCATCATGGGAAGAAGCGTTAGAAGTTGTTGCTTCTAACATGCAGCATATTAAATCAGAGCACGGTAGCGATGCGTTTGGATTTATTTCTTCTTCAAAAGTAACAAATGAAGAAAACTATCTTATGCAAAAACTAGCTCGTCAAATATATGGAACAAATAACGTAGATAACTGTTCACGCTATTGTCAGTCCCCAGCGACAGACGGTTTATTTAAAACTGTCGGTATGGGCGGGGATGCTGGAACAGTGAAAGATATCGCTGAGGCAGGTCTTGTCATTATTGTTGGAGCAAATCCAACAGAGGGGCATCCTGTACTTGCAACTAGAGTAAAACGTGCTCATAAATTACATGAACAAAAACTCATTGTAGCAGACCTTCGTAAACATGAAATGGCGGAGCGCGCTGATATATTTGTTCATCCGAGTCAAGGAACTGATTACGTATGGCTTGCTGGGATAACGAAATACATTATCGATCAAGATTGGCACGATAAAAAGTTCATAGCTGAAAATGTGAAGAACTTTGATGAATATAGCAAAATGCTAGAAAAATATACACTTGAGTATACAGAGGAAATTACGGGGATTTCTAAAGCGCAGTTAAAAGAAATGGCTCGTATGGTATATGAAGCAGATGGTACGTGTGTACTTTGGGGGATGGGAGTAACTCAAAATACAGGAGGAAGCACAACGTCAGCTGCAATTTCGAATTTACTTCTTGTTACGGGTAACTATCGTCGTCCTGGTGCAGGTGCGTATCCATTACGCGGGCATAATAACGTACAAGGTGCTTGTGATATGGCAACATTACCGAACTGGCTTCCAGGCTATCAAGCAGTTTCAGATGATGGGCATCGTGCGAAATTCGAAAAAGCATACGGTACTACTATTCCGAAAGAACCAGGATTAAATAATATTGCAATGTTACTTGCAGCGGAAGAAGGAAAACTGCGTGGTATGTATGTTATGGGAGAAGAAATGGCTTTAGTAGATTCGAATGCGAACCACGTACAACATATTTTAGCGAATTTAGATTTCCTCGTTGTGCAAGATATGTTCTTATCGAAAACAGCTCGTTTTGCTGATGTTATTTTACCAGCAGCACCAAGCTTAGAAAAAGAAGGAACATTTACGAATACAGAGCGCCGTATTCAAAGATTATATGAAGTAATGAAGCCACTTGGTGATTCCAAACCAGACTGGTGGATTTTACAAAAGGTCGCTCGTGCACTTGGTGGGGATTGGAATTATGAAAATCCAAGTGAGATTATGGATGAAATCGCATCACTTG
The DNA window shown above is from Bacillus clarus and carries:
- the fdhF gene encoding formate dehydrogenase subunit alpha, with product MAEQTVRVTVDGKEFASSGEKTILQLFNESNLEHPQICHVPEVDPIQTCDTCIVEVDGKLMRACSTNLKDGMHIERQSQRAKEAQTEAMDRILENHLLYCTVCDNNNGNCKVHNTVHMMGIEEQKYPYEPKVSACEVDTSHPFYRYDPNQCIACGQCVEVCQNLQVNETLSIDWSLDRPRVIWDNGVSINDSSCVSCGQCVTVCPCNALMEKTMLGEAGFMTGLKPDVLDPMIDFVKDVEPGYSSILAVSEVESAMRKTKISKTKTVCTFCGVGCSFEVWTKDRQILKVQPVSDAPVNGISTCVKGKFGWDFVNSEDRITKPLIRQGDMFVEASWEEALEVVASNMQHIKSEHGSDAFGFISSSKVTNEENYLMQKLARQIYGTNNVDNCSRYCQSPATDGLFKTVGMGGDAGTVKDIAEAGLVIIVGANPTEGHPVLATRVKRAHKLHEQKLIVADLRKHEMAERADIFVHPSQGTDYVWLAGITKYIIDQDWHDKKFIAENVKNFDEYSKMLEKYTLEYTEEITGISKAQLKEMARMVYEADGTCVLWGMGVTQNTGGSTTSAAISNLLLVTGNYRRPGAGAYPLRGHNNVQGACDMATLPNWLPGYQAVSDDGHRAKFEKAYGTTIPKEPGLNNIAMLLAAEEGKLRGMYVMGEEMALVDSNANHVQHILANLDFLVVQDMFLSKTARFADVILPAAPSLEKEGTFTNTERRIQRLYEVMKPLGDSKPDWWILQKVARALGGDWNYENPSEIMDEIASLAPLYSQATYDRLEGWNSLCWGSHDGSDTPLLYVDGFNFPDKLARLSLDEWVPPVVAPEDYDLLLNNGRMLEHFHEGNMTNKSVGILSKISEVFVEISPELAKERNVKDGGLVELASPFGKIKVQALVTDRVTGNELYLPMHATVNEEAINILTGTATDLYTCTPAYKQTMVKMRVLREKGKRPLPASNPRDKKRHPQNGVEIEQKWQRKQYISLVDQN